The Triticum urartu cultivar G1812 chromosome 5, Tu2.1, whole genome shotgun sequence genome contains the following window.
GGTAAGTAGGACATGACATGATACAGAGCTTACAAAGGCCTAACTGAAAATAACTCAATCTGGAAATGGACACATCAGACAGAAATCATTTAATAATACTGATGTAGTAACTGGCAGAAGCACATTTGTTCTGAAGAAGAATTAAAAAAGACCATCCTTCTTTCTGAAAAGAAAGACTATCTTAAATTCTTATCTAGTACCATTTCACGGGTGATTTTTCCCACTTTCTTTCATATCGATCCAAGATGAAAGCTACATATCTCATTTTTAAGGTATAAGGATCATCAGCTTGTGCCTTAAGGTGTTTGGCTCGGTTTAGGAACTTTCGAGTTGACAATGTAGCAACCCAGTTCTTAATGCCATCGTTGTTCGTGGATCTTGGCGGTTTATATTAGAGGACCGTATGAATTCATGACAATTTTGGGTTCAGGCGTGTTTGGTTGTCTCTGGTTGGCATCATAGATGGGATATGCTGAATCACCCGGGCGAAATTTGCGGTGGTAATTCCGTATTGTTTCGAAGATAGAGACGCGTATGCAGATGTTATTTCATACCTTGAACATGCTCGGCCAAAATGAGAATCGATCGCGGATCCTGTGAAAATGATCGGCCTAAGAAGTTTCCAAACATTGGACTGTGAGTTAGGACTGTTGAATTTTCAAGATAGATCTGTCGACGTTAGACTAAATACTTGCTGGAATGGTGGTATCCAGCCTTCTTTTTTTGGTTTCCAGCTTACCGTTCCTGTGACCATGATGGCGAAACACCGGACACTTCAAGATCACACGCCGAATTCGCATCCGTAAGCACTTACTTTTTATTATTGCAACTTTATATCATAATCGTTGGGCAAAACTCTGTCTGACCAATCAAAATACGCTTTATATAGTCGGGCAGAGGGAATACTTGCTAAACTGGATTCCTTATTTGTAGTGAAGTGAATACCCGACAGTTACTGCACCAGTGCATGCAACTAGATTGAACTTCTTCAGTTGATACATTGTTCAGCCTCTAAGACTGATAAACATGGGCTGTGTTAGCCAGGCTGGTGAGGCCAGCAGTGTTACATACACCACACAGAAATAGACAGCTGCCATAGCAAAATAAAACAGTTGGGCACAGGTTCGACAAGACTCCAGATCTTTCTACTACCAAAACGAGCACATCTTAAATGGTTGTACCCAGAACAATCAAAATACACTTTATATTTCTACCGAAATGTGTTGTCACTGCAGTTCTAGCCGCATTCAGTTGACACTTGAGTATAGCAAGAAAAAAAGCACTAGACGTTAATTATGCGTTTCACCACTGCCTAGCACCTAGCTCGCCTAACCGCACGCCTAGCATTATTAAGCGCTAGGCGTTCTGTTGTCACCTAGCGCCTAGGCACATTCAAGTTATTGCAATGGTACAAGCTACTCcatccgtcccataatataagagcgtgtTTTACACTAGTGcagtgtcaaaaacgctctttatattatgggacgaagggagtattaGATTAAACCTTTTCAGCTGATGAAAATTTCCAGCCCCTCAGATTGATAACATGAGCCTTGCTAGCCATACTGGTGAGACCAGCAGAATAACACACCACACAGAAATACggagtactccctccgtccggaaatacttgtcatcatgaataaaaggggatgtttctagatgtattttagttctagatacatcattctttatccattttgatgacaagtatttttggacggagggaATAGTTGACTAGCAAAACAGTTGAGACCAGAAGAATGAGTAATTTTTTTCCCACTTGCACCAGTACAAAAGAAAAGGCTGCGTGTTTCTAGATGTTAGAAATGTAAATTAGAACAAGATCAACTTGAAACTATAGATGTCACTGTCTTGAGCTACAGAATTGATGGATCAAACTGTAATCAACAAGATTCATATCTTGCCAAATCACGCAGTTAGAGGTGTAGCCATGACATGGTGATGTTAACACCATGGCATGACACGAAACAGAGCTTACAGAGGCCTTAAACCGAAAACAACTGAACCTAGACATGGACACATAAGATAAatcatctactccctccgttccgaattacttgtcttggatttgtctagatacggatgtatctagactcattttagtgctagatacctccgtatctagacaaatctaagacaagtaattcggaacggagggagtaactgGCTGAAGCACATCTGTTCTGAAGAAGAATCCACAAAGGCTTGAGCTTACCTTCCCTGTGACTGGCAGAAGGTGAAGACTGGATGGACATGTTATGGCCCCGGACACCTCACGCGGTTAATTCATGTTTCAGAAGTACTTGCTTTTGATTGTGATTTTGTAGCTCCTAAACCATATATTAATAGAATATAAATGTTGGTGAAAACATGCCTGGCCAATCAAAATGCGCTTTATAAACTGGGGCTGATGGAGTACTTACTTAACTGGATCCATTATTTCTAACGAATGGACCACATGTGCTGCTGTTACGGTACCATAGACAGCACTTGTAGCTGCGTAACACCAAGCAGACAGGACTAAATTATTGTACCAGCACAAACTTTTTCTGTTGATGAAATAGGTGACTGCGCCGTAGCGAAAACAGTTAGGCACAACCGCACAAGCTGTGCAGACCCCAGCATCGTTCAAAGGCAAGTTTTTGTAGAGAAAACATCTGAACTTGATGAACACACAAATTAGAGCAGCAACGCTCTATGGCATGTCGAGTTGCTACCAGGTGATCTTCTCAAGATCAtgtttagtactccctccgttgcatAACTCTTGTCGTAGGGAGTGTATTGATCGTTAATTACGGCAAAAAACTGCTTCTTAATACATACTACTACAAGGAAGTACTTATTTTTTGTTGTCGTTTTCACATCACATAAGCCGTAGCATAATTGTTGGTCAAAACTTTGTCTGGGCAATCAAAATATGCTTTATATATCCTGACAGAGGGAGTACTTGCTAAATTGGATTCCCTATTTCTGGTACTTGCAGCTGCATCAATAGTAGAACACAGCTTAGTCATAACAAAGTTACCATACAAGTAGCAGCGACTAGACAATTGTTCATCCCCTCACATTGATGAGATGAGCATTGTCAGATAGCTGTATTGGTGAGACAAGCAGAATAACCATGACACAAAAATAGGTGACTGCAGTGGCAGAACAGTTTAGGCATAGGTTTGACACAGGATCCAGCATCGTTCCATATGCGCCAACGCAACAGAGAAGTTGATAAAATGAGAACATCTGAACCTAAGAAAACCAAAATTATTAGGGCAGCATCAGATTGAAACAATACAAGCCGTCGATTTGAGCTACAAAACTGGATGAAGCAAACTGCCAAATTCTACTATCATAAATAACATTACtgtcatcaagattcatattcgACCAAGTCATTTAATAAGAGATATAATAGTCATGCCATGGTGATGTTACACCAGGACATGCCACAAAATAAAGATTACAAAGGCTTTAACTGAAAATAACTGAATCTGGACACGGACACGTAAGACAAATCGTTTAGCAGTACTCATCTAGCTGGCAGAAGCACACCTGTTCTGAAGAAGAATTCACAAAGACCAACATCATTCTAAAAAGATTGCCATAGTTCCCAACTAACTTCCATATCGATCCAAGATGAAAGCTACATATCTCATTTAAGGTACTACAAGGATCATCATCTAGCTCGTGCCTTGAGGTGTTTGGTTCGGTCTCGGAGCTTCCGAATTGACAATGTAGCAGCCCAGTTCTTATTTCGCGTCCTTCCTGAAAGGAAGGGAGGATGCCGTGAGAGTTTGTGGGTCGTAGCGGTTTATATTGAAGGACTGTATGAATTCATGGCAAACTTGGATTCAGGCAGGCATGTTTGTCTGTCTCAGGTTGGCATCATAGATGGGATATGCTGCTGCTGGGCATCATCAGGTGGTAGACGTTTGCCGCGGTAATGCTGTGCTGTTGCTCTGAAGATACAGAGGCACATGCAGATGTAATTTAATTAATGCCTTGAACATACTCGGCGAAAATGAGAACCGGTGTAAGATGAGTTAGAAACATACTTGCTGGAATGGCTATCCAGTTTCCCTTTTTGTTCCAAGCTTTGTCTTTGCCGTGACCATGAAGAAAGTGAACACTAGAAAATCTTCTGTCCCAGGAAACCTCACAAACATTGTGATTTTGTATCACATAAACTTTCTATCAGTAGAATAATCGCTGGACAAAACACTGTCTGACCGATCAAAATACGCTATATATAGCCAGACAGAGGGAATCCTTACTGAACTGGGTTGCTTGTTTCTGGTGAATAAGCCACATGCGGTGCTACAGTGCTTAGAACACCAAGCAGTCATCATAACCACGTTGCTGCACCGGTACAAGCAACACTGCTAGATTCAACCTTTTCAGTTGATGAAATTGCTCAGCCCCTCAGACTGATAACATGAGTTTGTTAGCCAAAGTGGCGAGAAAAGCAGAGTAACTGAATAACACACCACACAAAAATATTCGACAGTGCCATGGGCAAACAGTTAGGCATAAGTTCAGACAAGACTCCAAATCTTTCTACCAAGATGAGCACCAAGAAGACAAAAGAAAAGGCTATGCGTTTCTAGATGTTAGAATTGTAGATAAAAATAGAATAACTGAACTTGAGAACCGCACATACTAGAACCGCATCAGATTGAAACAATAGAAGCCGCCAATTTGAGCTAGAAAACAGGACGAAGGGAGTTGGAGAATTCTACTATCATTATAGTGTTATTATTACTTTCACGTCATTTAATAAGCGATATAGTCATGCCATGGTGATGTTAACACCAAGACATAACATAAAACAGAGCTTAAAAATGCCTTAACTGAAAATAACTGAACCTGGACATGGACACTTGGGACAAAAAAACATTTAGCAGTACTGGTCTAACTGGCAGAAGCACAGTTAACATCAATCAATCTAAAAAGAAAAACCATCTCAAATTCTTAACTACTACGTACGACTTTAGGAATGAATTGCCATAGTTCCCCACCGAACACTGTCATCTTCTGGCCCGGGCACCCCAAGATCACGCGCCGAATTGTATTCAGAAGAACTTATTTTTTATGATGATTTTATATCACATAAAACTTTCTGTTAATAGAATAATAATCATTGGACAAAACTCTGTCTGACCAATCAAAATACGCTTTACGCATCCAGACAGAGGGAATACTCACTAAACTGGACTCCTTGTTTCTAGTGAATACAATAGTCCACATGCGGCCCCAGGCATGTTTTGGTGTCAGGCATGTTTGTCTCTGCTTGGGCATCATAGATGGGATAATATGCTGCTGCCAGGAATCACCCGGGAGACATTTGCAACGGTAATGCCGTATAGTTGTTTTGGAGACTGCATAAGTAATTTTATACCCTTGAACATACTCGACGAAAACAAGAATCGGTCGTGGAAAAGGCAGCTTAACAAGTATTCAAACATTCGACTATGGATCAGATCTGTTCAAATTTGAAGACAGATCTAGTGACGTTTGAATAAATACTTGCTGGAAGGAATGGGCTTGTATCCAGCATTTTCTTTTCGGTTCCCAGATCATGTTTCCTGTGACCATATGAAGGCAGAACACTGGACACCTTCTGGCCCAGGGCACAATCAAATCAAAAGTAATTCCTACCAAAAAGTAGCTACTCTTGATTTCTGATTTTATATCACTTAAACCCTATGCTAACAGAATAATTGTGATCGAAATGTTGTCTGAACAATCAAAATACGCTTTATATGGCAAGGACATAGTAAGTACAGTACTTACTATATTGAACTCCTCATCTAACATGTGGTGCTACAGTATTACTGCACCGGCACGAGCAACTAGAATTGAACCTTTTCAATTGATGAAATTGTGCAGCCCCTCATCAGACTGATAACATGAGATTTGTTGGCCAGACTGGTGAGACAAGCACATAGCACACCACATAAAAATGTTTTTCTGTGTCCGTAGCAGAACAGTTAGGCATAAGTTCGGCAAGACTCCAAATCTTTCTACCAAAATGAGCATTGTTCCACATCCATGTGCACCAACACAGCAGAAAAGGCTGTGTGTGTGTTTTTACTTTTTAGATGTGAAGAAGTGTAGATAAAAGGAGAACATCTGAACTCAAACCACAAATATTAAAACAGCATCAGATTGAAACAACAGATGCCGCAGATTTCAGCTACAAAACTGGATGAAGCAAATCGCCGAATTCTACAACCATCACATTACTGTCACCAAGATTCATATTCCACCAAGTCATTCAATAAGTGATATAATAGTCATGCCATGGTGATGTTAACACTTAACACCAGGACATGACATAAAACAGAGGTTACAAAGGAAAATAACTGAACCTGGACATGGACACATGAGACAAATCAAGTAACAGTACTGATCTAACTGGCAGAAGCACATCTGTTCTCGAGAAGAATTCACAAAGACCATCATTCTAAAAGGAAAAGACCATCTCAAATTCTTAACTACTACCACTTCAGGAGTGATTGCTATAGCTTCCCACTAACTTACATACTGATCCAAGATGAAAGCTACATATATATCTCAATAAAGAATTTTAGTTTGGATATTATAGTACATCAGTTTCATTGCACATCAAAGTGGCATATCCTTGGCATCGACTATCGACCATATTGAAGGGTGTATATACATTAAATCATCCACAATCATATCACAGGATGGTCATGAGTTTGCACATCAAGGAGTTTAGTACTTGACAAAAATTACACAATACCAAAGAAGATGGGACGACGACGCTAGGCAGAAGAGTAGAAGATCTAACGATAGTAATTACGGGGATAGTTGGACCCTCCCTCAGGTCCCGCCAACTTCCTCGACGCAGACGGAGGAGGCGTGGAGGGCGCCGACACGGGTGCCGCAGCCTGACCGCTTCTTTCGTTTCCCGGTGATCATCGCCCACATCGGCTTGACCGCCTTGACCTCAGAGCTACCGCCGGCCTCCTTCGACCCATCTGCACAGCCCCCGCCCTCCACCTTGACCTCCCCTGCGCAGCCCCCACCCTCCACCTTAACCTCGCCTGCAATGCTCACATCCCCAACCTTTGCCTCGGCATCACagtccccctcctcctcctccttgacaTCGCCTGCAGAGCACCAGTTCCAACCCTTGTCCTTGACCTGTGCATTGAAGGAAAGCTTCAGCCTCAGCTTCAACGGGAGGGCGAACGGCTTAGCTGGCAGAGGAGGCGGCGAGATGGCCGGCTTGGCAGGCtcaggcggaggaggaggcggcggcgaggtAATCTGCTTGGCAGGCTGTGGCATGGGAAGACGCAGGATGGTCGGCTTGGCAGGCTGCGGCATGGGAAGACGCAAGACGGTCGGCTTGGCAGGCTCTGGCGGCGGGAAGGAGAAAGGGAAGCCGGTGGCGCCGTCGGCCGGGCGGCGGCTCCCGCTGATGCGGATCTTGGCGGCGTCGTAGGCTGCTGCGGCCTCCTCGGCGGTGTCGAAGGTGCCGAGCCAGAGGCGGCGGCCCTGGATCGGGTCGCGGATCTCCGAGGCGAACTTGCCCCAGCGGCGCTGGCGCACGCCGCGGTACCGCACCGAGGGCGTGCGCGCCCCGGTTGCCTGCGGCTGCGGCGGCCCCGAGTCGTCCCTCCTCCCGGCCTCCATGACGCGGCGGCGCTTCTTGCGCTCCCTCCGGCGCTCCTCCTTGGTCGTCGGCATCGGGgccagcggcggcggcgccgacTCGTCCTCGCTGGAGGAGGAGTCGGTGGCGTCGGCGTCGTGCACGATGATCCGCACCACGCGGCCCCTCGGCTGCGCCTCCGCcgcagccgcagccgccgccgccgactccaTCCCTGCCGCGGCGGCCAGCATGTCCAGGCTAGGGTTGGGCCCCATGCCTCGGGTCCGGGCGGGTCAATCCATGGTCGCGCGCGATCGGGGGCTGGCGCTCAGCAGCCACGGCGCCCCGCCATGGGAgcgcgtgcggcggcggcggcggtgggggaagggctagggttagggtttggtcCGTCGGTGGGTGGGGCGGTTGCGGCGGGGGTGTTGGTGGCGTGCGGTTGTGGGGTTGCGGTGGAAGCCGGAGGACGAGTGGCGGAGGAGGCGGGGGCTAAAAGCAAAAAAGGGTGGGGAGCACGGGCCGGTCGGTTCAGGGGCACTCTCGGGAtttccctcccctcccctcctctcctcccgGGCCTGGCTCGGGAGTATCGCGGCACGGATCAAACGGAGGGCGGGGATATTCCCGAGGGTTTGGGACTCGTACCGGAGGAAAGAAATGGGGAGGCGAAGTTCAAATTCGTGGGGTGGACCGGACCGGCTCGTGGCCGAGGAGGATAAGAACGACCACTTGGAGGGTTTCAAATGGTCATTACTGGCAATTTGGGATAAACCATGTGGACCGAGACTAGACGCATCTGCTTCACCCAAAGCTTGGAGCAAAAGAAAAACGTACCTCTAGAAGAAACAACGACGACTGTAACAGGTCTTTTAGTCTTAAAAACAAGTtagggtaggctagaggtgacgCACATAAAATTCCGCAATCAACTCACGATTCTGCTACATGGATAGCAAAGCTTCCACGCAACCCTTTCCATGCCTGGTTCTCTTGCGAGATCTCTCTTTATGGACTTCTCTCATGTTAAGTTCGGTTTACCTGACCTCTTTTGACATTATCAGCACGTTTTAGTTGTCCGCTATGCACCGGAACTTTTGGAGGTCTGTGATGAATATGCCCAAATAATCTCAAACGACGTCGGTGCTACCCAGCTCTATATCATCATTCCGAACTTGGTCCTTTCTTGTGTGGCCACGCATCCATCTCAACATGCGCACCTccccacacctaactgttgaacatgtcgccttttagccGGCCAACGCTtagcgccatacaacattgcaggtcgaaccgtgatacgtctccgtcgcaTATATATTTTTCCATACATGTTTGCTCTTGTTTTGAACTCTAATTTACATGATTTAAATgaaactaacccgaactgacgttgttttcagcagaactattatggtgttgttttttatgcagaaataaaagttctcgaaattggacaaaactttttggagattttttgtGGAATATAAAAAAAGTACTGGAGCAAAGACCCACTAAAGGGGGGCCACCTGCTGCCCACGCCCTGgtgcctcgtggggcccatgaggCTTCGCTGACCCTAATCTCGGCACTATAGATTCTTATTTCCTGAGAGAAAAATAGGGAAGGAAGTTTCATCgtgttttacaatacggagccgccgccacctcctattcttcatcgggaggtcagatctggagtccgttcggggcttcggagggGGGGATccttcgtcatcatcatcatcatcaaccatccttcatcaccaatttcatgatgctcatcgccgggagtgagtaatttctttataggcttgctggacggtgatgatttgaatgagatttatcatgtaatcgagttagttttgttagggcttgatccctagtatccactatgttctgagattgatgttgctatgcttaatgcttgtcactaggacccgagtgccatgatttcagatatgaaccctttatgttttcatgaatatatttgtgttatTCATTATATCTTGCAAGTTATAcacacctattatgtgttatggtCCACATActccaaggtgacaataattgagATTCTTTTCGATGATTATTGTAGCTTGAGGAGTTCAtttattcaccatgtgttaatgttTTGTTTCAGtcctctattaaaaggaggcattaatatctTTTAGTTTCCTCATGGACCCCGCTGCCaagggagggtaggacaaaagatgacatgcaagttcttatcgcaagcacgtatgactatatgcggaatacatgcctacattatattgatgaattggagctagttctgtgtcaccctagatTATAACTGTTACACGATCAATGTTAcccaacataattatccatcaccgatccaatgcttACGAGTTTTTCACATATTGATGTTTGCTAAGTTAATATTATTGCTACTATTGTCACAATTGCTACAAAACTATTACTGCTACTGTTACTACCGTTGCTATCACTAACAAACTATCATATACTACTATGCTACTGATCACTCTGCTACAGATATTTAGTCTTCAGGtttggttgaattaacaactcaactgctaatacttgcaaatatttaTTTGGCTCCTCATGTGTCGAATTGATAAATTTAGGTTGAATattttaccctcgaaaactattgtgatcctctatacttgtgggtcattaagACATTTTTTCTAGCGTCGTTGCCGGGTAGCATAGATCTATTTGATGAGTCACTTGTGATTTATATCTAttggtcactatgaagaatctgaaggatgatAGAACCAAGATCGTTCCCTCtaggacgaggggaggtaaggaactattACCTGGCTCTGCACTCAGGGACGAAGCTAGAAAAAATGAGCACTGGTGTCAAGCTTTGTCC
Protein-coding sequences here:
- the LOC125511121 gene encoding dehydration-responsive element-binding protein 2D-like, producing the protein MGPNPSLDMLAAAAGMESAAAAAAAAEAQPRGRVVRIIVHDADATDSSSSEDESAPPPLAPMPTTKEERRRERKKRRRVMEAGRRDDSGPPQPQATGARTPSVRYRGVRQRRWGKFASEIRDPIQGRRLWLGTFDTAEEAAAAYDAAKIRISGSRRPADGATGFPFSFPPPEPAKPTVLRLPMPQPAKPTILRLPMPQPAKQITSPPPPPPPEPAKPAISPPPLPAKPFALPLKLRLKLSFNAQVKDKGWNWCSAGDVKEEEEGDCDAEAKVGDVSIAGEVKVEGGGCAGEVKVEGGGCADGSKEAGGSSEVKAVKPMWAMITGKRKKRSGCGTRVGALHASSVCVEEVGGT